GCTGACGGTCCTGGCGTAGGTGCCCTGTACCCATGGTATTCGCCAGTCACGCCCGTATAGCGGAACACCCATCATGATTTTATCTCGCGGAATGGCTGTTACGGCATAGTCCAATACTTTTCTTACTTCACTGAGCGGTGCGATTGCCCAAGGCCTTCCGCCGGACCATCCCCATTCATATGTCATGATCACAACGAAATCGACAATCTCGCCGTGAGCATCATAATCATGTGCTTCATACAGAAGGCCCTCCTGATCGGCTCTTTGTTTTGGAGCCAGAGCAGTCGAAACGGTATAGCCTTCAGGATGCAAGCGAGCGACGGTTTTTCTTAAAAAGTTGTTATAGTTTTCGCGGTCTTCTGGATAGACGTATTCGAAATCGATATTCAAGCCGGTATAGCCTTTTTCCTTCATTTTAGCGAGGATATTGGTTAACAGTGTGTCCTGGACATCTGGATTCCGAAGGATAGCAGCTGCCCGGTCCGAGCTGAAAGAGCCATCCGCTTCATTAGTAATTGTCAGCAATGGTGAAGTGTTGGTCCTAGTTGCCGCTTGAAGAACATTTGTATCCTGTAGATTCATCAGTGATCCATCTTCGCCCGTTTTATATGAAAAAGGAGCAAGATAGGTGAAAAGGTGGCCACGAGAAAGCACATTTCTTCTGCCTATATCATCCATCCTCGTAATATATGCATTCACTTCAACTACAGGCTTTGCAGGCGCTGGAATCCTTAGAACACCACCGGGATAAATGACAGCTGGATTAGAAATATTATTGGCGGCTTCTATTTGGTTCACAGTTACCCCATATCTCTGGGCAATCGCCCACAGGGTTTCGCCAGACTGGATGGTATGAAGCAGATACGGCATTTGAAGCATTTGTCCGACAAAAATAAGAGAAGGATCCGAGATATTATTATAGCTTGCAATTTCCTGTACGGTGACTCCGTAGCGAGAGGCAATGGACCATAAGCTATCACCCTGCTGGACGATATATTCCCGATTATTTTCAGGTATAACAAGCGATTGACCTACCACCAGCACATTCGGATTATCGAGTTCATTCCCTAGAATGATTTGGTTGATGGTTGTTTGGTATCCCTGGACAAGTCTCCAAAGAGTATCTCCTTGTCTAACGACATGTATTTTCATAGTAAATCAGCCCCTTAGTAATACTACCTCTTAACAACATATGCGGCAAAAAGATGTCCTATTTTCAACGTAACAAATTCTGAAAATTGAGAAAAAGGGGTATGCATTTTCCTCATTTCGTATATAATAGGTAGAAAACTATAAAGAATAAAGGGGAAAATGGTATGGTTACGTACGGCACTTTTTTACTTTTAGTAGAAGAGGCGGAGAAGTTGAACTGCAAAGTGATTTATGACTCTAAGAAGAAAATCAATTTTAACCCAAACATGTCCATAACGATTCCATTATCAACCACGTTGGAAAATGTATATGCCTTTGCTCACGAAATTGGCCATTGTATTGATTTTGTCAATGACGAGCTCGACTATGAAAAATGGCTGAATGACTGGTCTTATCGTATTACGGCTGAAATGAGTGCATGGGTCCATGCCTATAAAATACTTAAGAATTTGAATGTACCATTGGATGGGTGGAAGGATCACGTTGATTCCAAACTCTCGACTTATTTTAAATATCATGAAGTGATTGCATAACTGGCTCAGGCCGGTTTTTTTTACGGAAAAAATAAATTTATCTAGTTTGCGAACGTTTGTTCGGGATATAATAATGTTAAGTACTCCCGAAAGGATGGTCAGCATGAGAATACGAGACAGAGGAAAGATGAAATTTATGCCTGCCCACTTTATGCCGGAACATCGGGCATTATTAAGGGAACTAGCACGTGATGACCTGCGGCAGCCACGGCCAATGCTCGACGAATACGAAATTCAGGAAATGGAAAATGAAATTTGCCGCGCCATGGAATATACATACCTAGTGCAGATCACAAAGTGGGATGATGGATTTACATATGAAGAAAAAGGCCATGTCCATTATCTTGATCCAATAAGGAAGGAAGTACGAATGGTGACAGATGATGGAAGTGCAGTTTCCATGAAGTTCAAGGATATTGTCGCTGTGGAGATGATCGAGGGACATGGAAAATAATTCTTTTAAAAGAACATTCTGTAATTTATATTTAGGATAGGTTATTAAAACATTCTCCTTTGAAGGGGGCTATTCGGTTATGAACCAGGATGTTTCTCATTTGAACTTTGAAAAACTTAGGACGGAATTATCAGCGGAGGCTGGCAAAGGGTATCCCATGTTTATCGCGGGAATTATTTTCTGGCTGTTGATGGGAGTTGGAGGACTTTTTGTGCCACATCAAATCATGGTTTGGATTTATCTGTTCGGCATAGGTCTGGTATTGCCTCTAGGAATTTTGGTTTCAAAAGTTGTACACGTAAATTTTCTCGCCACACATAATCCGCTTTCAACTATCGGCGGGTTAGTGGGTGGTATCCAAATCTTCTTCGCGCCGCTCATCATTCTTATAGCATACCAGCAGCCGGATTGGATTCCGTTCGTTGTCGGTGTTTTAACGGGTGCCCATTTTTTGCCGTATGTAGCCATTTACCGAAGCAAGGGATATATATTCCAAACGGTTGCCACTGTCCTGGCTGCCTCTGTGATCGGTTTCGGCTGGATGGACCAAGCTTATTCACTCATTCCTTTTTCACTTATCATTGTTTATTCTATTACATTGTTCTGGCTGATGAAGGAAGCAAAAGTGGTAAAGAAAGAATGGACAATTGCAGAGAAAGATATTTCAATCAGAATGTAAGTTTATAAATGGGGGATTAATGGATATTGAAGTCAGAAGACTAAACTCAGGAAATTATCCGGGCTTGTGCCAAGCTTGAAGTTTACGAGAATAGCCATTTGTTGCGAAAAATACTGCGAGGATTGTATGGGCGCATGATGATCCAAAATTCCGCGTTTCGCTATCTGTAAGTACGTGTTAGTAAATGGTTTGTATGTAAATATGGCGAAAAGGCTGATCACGATTGAAAATAGTGAGCATGTTAAAAAAATAAGGTGAATTTTTAGCGGTGCTTCTGATTGCTGAAGTACCGTTTTCTCTTAGTTGAAGGGATATATTCAGGTTATAGAAATACAAGGCAGGTTAATATTTGAAGGAGCTGTCAGAATTGAAGGATTACAGTATAAAAACATATGAAGAAGCGATTCAGGTTATAGAAGAAGTTGGTTTTCTCCCGCTGGCTCGATTGGTACCTGAATTCCCCGCGCTTAATACAATTACTGCTCCTGAGTCGTGGCATTCAGATACAGAATTTGACCCGTGGATTTGGCGGACAAGATTTGCTGTTGAGGGTGTCGCAGGCTATGGAAAGTTCATTAAGAAAAAGTCCGTTCTGATTTCACGTGATTTACTGCCATTTTTCAAGGCTGTTTTAGGCAGTTATGAAAAAGTTGAAGAACGATACCAAAAAGGAAATGTATCGAGAGAAGCTTTGACACTATACCGAACCATTAGTGAACAAGGGGTCATAGATACAAGAGAGTTGAGGACTCTGGCGGGATTAAGAGAGAAAGAGCACAAAAAGGTGTTTGACAATGCTTTATTGGAACTGCAGGGAACGATGGATATTGTCATTTCAGGAATCAAGGAAAAGACAAATGCGGAAGGTGAAAAGAATGGCTGGAGCAGCACATCCTTTGAAACTTACGATTCCTGGTCTAGTAAAAATAAAGTCGAAGTGGTGGCTGTGGAAAAAGGAAAGGCAAGAGAATACCTTTTGAATCATTTTCAATGTGTTGCCAGTGAAAACGCCGTAAAGAAGCTGAAGAAAATACTGGGGGAATGAGAATGGTAAACAAAGCATTAGTGATCATTGACGTTCAGAACGGAATGTTTCTGGAAGGGGAATCGGTTTTCAATGGAGATGAGCTGCTGAAAGGGATCAAGGATCTGATAGCCCGTGCTCGTTCTGCCAAAATACCAGTTGTATATATCCAACATAATGAAACATCAGGATATCCATTGGAAAGCGGAACATATGGTTGGCAAATCCATTCGAAAATTTACCCAGAAAAGGGAGACATGATTATTCAAAAAACCACATCGGACTCCTTCTTAAAAACAAGCCTTGACAAAAAGTTGAAAGAAAAGGGGATTGAACATCTCTATCTAGTTGGCATTCAAACAGAAATTTGTGTAGATACAACATGCAGAAGCGCATTCAGTAAAGGATATAAGCTTACTTTGGTTTCCGATTTACATAGCACATGGCCCAATGAAGAATTGACAGCACAGCAAATCATCAACCATCACAATGGAACAATGCGCTGGTTTGCAGATGTGCACTCTAGCCACGAAATTCACTTCACTTGAATGAAATGGATTAGAATGTTCATATGGGTAACCACTTTTAAGGGTCTATTATTCTAGTGAGGCAATAGATGAGGCTCTATTCGAATTAGAAGCATTTTGTGAAGGAGAGACGAACGTGGAAATACCTCTAAGTCTTAAGATTGATTGCCCAAAAGATTGTGGCAATGCACCCAAAAAGGTGATATTAAAGGAAATCACGGTTGCTCTGGCGACGAGAGATTATATTGGCCTGTGCGAAAATATGGCGGATGACATTCGCTGGAAGATTGCTGGCCATAAGAGCTTTTTTGGAAAAGAGGCCTTAAAGGATGCTTTGAATCAAAAAACTATCAATTCGTTAATTCAGCTACAGATTCAAAACATCATTACACATGGTTCGACTGGTGCGGTAAATGGAATCTTCGTATTTGATGATCATTCCACACTATCTTTCTGTGAAGTCTATAAATTTTCGAGCGCTGGAAAAAGTGCAAAAGTAAAAGAAATTGTGTCATATCGAGTAGAAGAAAAGCTGATGTATTAGTTTTTTTAAGCCGTTTAATAACGATTTGTGAATACTCATACCAACTTATGAAGCATGTGAACTCATGAAAGAGTCTTAAAGGATATCTGGGCTCTAAAGCAGAATATATTTCTGTAAAAAGGAGGGGCCGTTGTGAAAAACCAAAATCTTCATCCGTTGATGTTCTTTGCCCTAGTCATTGTCACTACTTTTCTAATGGGCTCTTCTTTTACCGTAGGCAAAATTGGTTTGAGCTATGTCTCTCCATTGTTATTGGTTGGATTAAGATTTTCGATCGCCGGTTTGCTGATGGCGGTGCTTGTCAGGAAAATGGTTAAGCCAAATAAGCTGGCTGACTGGGGAAGGATTTTCACCATCGGTTTAGTGCAGACTGCCGGGGTCATGGGCTGTATTTTCTTGAGTTTACGTACCATTACTGCGGGCGAGTCCTCGATATTAACCTTTACCAATCCATTAATGGTTGTGATCATGGGGACGATTTTCCTGGGGATTCGATACAGGCTTCTTCAATGGCTTGGAGCGATTATAGGGTTCATCGGTGTATTCAACACATTAGGTTTCCATCTGCAGCTGACAGTTGGTACACTTTTCGGCTTGGGGGCAGCTGTGTTCTGGTCAATCGGAACAATCCTGATCAAACAATGGGGCAGCCGCTTCAATGTCTGGGTGCTGACTGCTTATCAAATGCTCTTCGGAGGGATTCTCCTCTTAATAATGGGGATCACGTTGGAAACACCAAAGCTGACGATTACTCCAATTTCAATCTCGGTTATTCTATGGCTGGCGATCATGGCCTCGATCGTCCAGTTTGCCATTTGGTTTTACTTGATCAATCAGGGCGACCCTGGCAAGACGAGTGCTTTCTTGTTCCTTGCACCGTTTTTTGGTGTGCTAACTGGCTGGGTACTGCTAGATGAAGTCGTTGAATGGTACGTGTATGCTGGCGGAGCGCTGATTTTCACAGGAATTTTCCTGGTGAACTGGACGTTTAAAGAGAGAGTGAAATTGTCATCCTTGTCAGAGAATGGATAGAATCACATAAGCCGAGCCAAAGATACTGCGAAATCGAAAGCCACAGCTTAATAATGTGGATTGGAACCATATGTCTTATATCTATTTAAGGAGACAGTTGGCAATAAAAGGAGTAATGGTCATGATAAAAAGAGGCTTAGTTATACTAGTGGGTATGGTGTTGATGGGTTTTAGCTCGATTGAAGTGGACCGTCATGTCCCGCCTGAAGTTGTCGAGACTGCAAAGGATAATTATAGAGAATTTCTTTCATTTGTTTTCAACGATGGAAATCGGGAAGAATGGAGAATCGGACAGTTTGTTGCTGAAAACCAATTAGTAATCGACAATAAATTGAATTTGACGATAAGACCTATCGATTTGTGGATTGCGCCTGTACTATACAATGGAGTAATCATAGGTTCAATGAGAGTGTCTCAACCATCTGAGGGAAGGTATGAAATCGTCGAATTTGGTTATTCAAAATCCTTTCCACCTTTACAGTTAAAGCCGGACGAATATCTTCTTACCAATGTTCAGTATAATTTCGATTTAGGATATGCTCCCTCCAGGGATAACATTCGTCCTGTTGGTGGTATAGTCCGCCTTTTTGAGGAATGGGGAGTCAGTACGGAAGGCATCTCAATTAGTGAGTTTGAAGTATTGCTCATCCAGCATTTAAAGAAAACTTATCCTGACCGTTTTCCCGAAAATCCGCCAGTGTCCCGGCTATATTTAGCTTTGATACCAATTACCACAATAGCAATAGTTGTAGCACTGTTTAGGTTGAGAAAAATTAAACGACTGAAGAAGTTGGCTAAATCCGGTCCCAGCATATATTGAAGAAAGAATAAAAAATTTTTGCAGGCCGTATCTTTCCCCTCCCTCAATCCGTTTAAGGGGCAGAGAGGTTCAAAGGAGTGAACAGGATGTCGATCGACAAGCTCAGAAAAATGGATATAGCAGAGGATACCGGTGTCATGGACCATTATGACAATCTTAAGAGATATTGCCGGTTTTTAACGCAGAGCAGCTGGGATGGTGAAGACCTTCTGCAGGAAGTGACAGTTAAGGCGATTCGCCATTATGAGCCTTCACAGATCAGCTCGGCATTGTTGAAAAAGATGGCTTACAACCATTGGGTTGATACGGTCAGGAAGCGCAGCCGTGAGATTACGGGAATATCGGAAGATCTCGCTTCATTCACTCATGGCAACGTA
The window above is part of the Mesobacillus jeotgali genome. Proteins encoded here:
- a CDS encoding LysM peptidoglycan-binding domain-containing protein, whose product is MKIHVVRQGDTLWRLVQGYQTTINQIILGNELDNPNVLVVGQSLVIPENNREYIVQQGDSLWSIASRYGVTVQEIASYNNISDPSLIFVGQMLQMPYLLHTIQSGETLWAIAQRYGVTVNQIEAANNISNPAVIYPGGVLRIPAPAKPVVEVNAYITRMDDIGRRNVLSRGHLFTYLAPFSYKTGEDGSLMNLQDTNVLQAATRTNTSPLLTITNEADGSFSSDRAAAILRNPDVQDTLLTNILAKMKEKGYTGLNIDFEYVYPEDRENYNNFLRKTVARLHPEGYTVSTALAPKQRADQEGLLYEAHDYDAHGEIVDFVVIMTYEWGWSGGRPWAIAPLSEVRKVLDYAVTAIPRDKIMMGVPLYGRDWRIPWVQGTYARTVSPKGAVELAAQQGVNIQYHDTYQSPFFRYTDADGQQHEVWYEDARSVQAKYDTVKEYGLRGVSFWVLGPSFPQNWPVLHSNFRVRKL
- a CDS encoding DMT family transporter, with product MFFALVIVTTFLMGSSFTVGKIGLSYVSPLLLVGLRFSIAGLLMAVLVRKMVKPNKLADWGRIFTIGLVQTAGVMGCIFLSLRTITAGESSILTFTNPLMVVIMGTIFLGIRYRLLQWLGAIIGFIGVFNTLGFHLQLTVGTLFGLGAAVFWSIGTILIKQWGSRFNVWVLTAYQMLFGGILLLIMGITLETPKLTITPISISVILWLAIMASIVQFAIWFYLINQGDPGKTSAFLFLAPFFGVLTGWVLLDEVVEWYVYAGGALIFTGIFLVNWTFKERVKLSSLSENG
- a CDS encoding DUF7010 family protein, with translation MNQDVSHLNFEKLRTELSAEAGKGYPMFIAGIIFWLLMGVGGLFVPHQIMVWIYLFGIGLVLPLGILVSKVVHVNFLATHNPLSTIGGLVGGIQIFFAPLIILIAYQQPDWIPFVVGVLTGAHFLPYVAIYRSKGYIFQTVATVLAASVIGFGWMDQAYSLIPFSLIIVYSITLFWLMKEAKVVKKEWTIAEKDISIRM
- a CDS encoding cysteine hydrolase family protein, with the protein product MVNKALVIIDVQNGMFLEGESVFNGDELLKGIKDLIARARSAKIPVVYIQHNETSGYPLESGTYGWQIHSKIYPEKGDMIIQKTTSDSFLKTSLDKKLKEKGIEHLYLVGIQTEICVDTTCRSAFSKGYKLTLVSDLHSTWPNEELTAQQIINHHNGTMRWFADVHSSHEIHFT
- a CDS encoding YolD-like family protein → MRIRDRGKMKFMPAHFMPEHRALLRELARDDLRQPRPMLDEYEIQEMENEICRAMEYTYLVQITKWDDGFTYEEKGHVHYLDPIRKEVRMVTDDGSAVSMKFKDIVAVEMIEGHGK